Proteins from a single region of Trypanosoma brucei brucei TREU927 chromosome 7, complete sequence:
- a CDS encoding hypothetical protein, conserved (similar to SP:Q9RBS2: PopC protein. [Pseudomonas solanacearum] {Ralstonia solanacearum}) — protein MGCNLSSSTKNVNPFGVKGVHVGRDGDVDLTSRSISYFGLDFVGLINTGELHTPRKLHLTDNKLYTLGKEMTLLPDIEEIYIDCNIFERLPVVLGDMPRLCVVDASSNNLGHHVHALDAVSRIANLTRLVLRNCSLTTIPACVLRCPVLKELDVSNNGSLNFGGVQFSQLPMLVRLFIADCGIIGELPNGVRNLQSLETLDVSGNVFEFENPDFFGEFLCASLTELHLRDLYLAAVPRVVIKLRKLATLDLSRNPLETLDVIAGRLVREFTSRGSMKTSISSNLINEHNDDATSVGSQSSAAKSFGQNNRKGCIVAVPQPIPLKTLSLRACSLRTLPKYFHRLTSLVKLDLSDNDQLDDPNLTFISFKHLQELNIVGCPFAVNIRGAKNEWLDIGSLGSLHTLHWESWKGGRNISPYRTRVPLEICGLNLQRINCITLRKGLFVGDTVQTMVNLLMDGYFKVDIAIDDELVPSHLGAVCTLHPLGWFFFSSGEAEEGPTGNNDKSGRCVGNGGGKDEECSAKKPQVADPGENVAPFFSVGNHPSDGKLRRDVLQIVISRYIFFLAMQAANFKAVIVPPVDVMAIHYAQMTQDPVAYRRDCEAVCRQVLNCNYRMLFLQKHEDPQGVKETLAASKHVWDRMIRTVQKDLHWLHYDFWELRAKQNPSSRNALQDGDTVSSIEDEVRDILATFGVSGFINGKPLASSVVGNLDGLHNVNSVADLSAVLDPFITAHFQNQSMDRFAVSLQRFFSMNNHFIEHEEKLKVQFMDWTRYVKYLALYAQINRLKDPKIDTDDGDQAATELKNLSIFSSDSYLPRPQKSIAPLQAALRRSRQADSSKPSSVHGHQNGTDTGNTYHGHNGPPNKKEMFKSQPPSKRPSVLSRRSDTEFHGHRRQRQLSTTDPVPTIGITLLLHCHRTDHVKYKEVLHLLGIDNVDVMWEETTDAVDETMRSWNTLYGEHYVEDVNIAFVSYAAKYKAGDNTHVDPTSRDHIQTSAAVSHRRTKSKRSDKPYREVSFCCADSQKGIY, from the coding sequence ATGGGGTGTAACCTTTCCAGCTCTACAAAGAATGTGAACCCATTTGGTGTAAAAGGTGTTCATGTTGGTAGGGATGGTGATGTGGATCTCACATCGCGTAGCATAAGCTACTTCGGGTTGGATTTTGTTGGGCTCATAAATACGGGCGAGCTGCACACACCGCGGAAGTTACATCTGACTGACAACAAACTCTATACACTGGGCAAGGAAATGACACTGCTACCAGACATTGAAGAAATTTACATCGATTGCAACATTTTTGAGCGTCTTCCTGTCGTTTTGGGAGATATGCCACGACTTTGCGTAGTGGATGCGAGCTCAAACAATTTAGGTCATCACGTCCACGCTCTCGACGCGGTGTCACGCATCGCTAATCTTACACGACTCGTGCTGAGAAATTGTTCGCTGACCACCATACCGGCGTGTGTGCTCAGATGTCCCGTCCTGAAGGAACTTGACGTATCGAACAACGGCAGCCTCAATTTTGGAGGTGTCCAGTTTTCGCAACTTCCAATGTTGGTCCGCCTGTTCATTGCAGACTGTGGTATAATCGGTGAACTTCCAAATGGTGTTAGGAACCTCCAGTCGCTTGAGACGCTTGATGTATCGGGAAACGTCTTTGAGTTTGAGAATCCTGACTTCTTTGGCGAGTTCTTGTGTGCCTCACTAACGGAGTTGCATCTTAGAGATCTGTACCTTGCAGCGGTGCCGCGTGTTGTGATTAAACTGCGTAAGTTGGCTACTCTTGACCTTTCGCGGAACCCCTTGGAAACATTGGATGTGATAGCGGGACGCCTCGTAAGAGAGTTCACATCACGCGGCTCCATGAAAACAAGCATATCTTCTAACCTAATCAATGAGCACAATGATGATGCAACTAGTGTGGGGTCGCAGAGTAGCGCTGCGAAGAGCTTTGGACAGAACAATCGCAAAGGGTGTATTGTTGCGGTTCCTCAGCCCATTCCCTTGAAGACGCTGTCACTACGTGCGTGTTCGCTGCGTACGCTACCAAAATATTTCCACCGCTTGACAAGTTTGGTAAAACTTGACTTGAGTGACAACGATCAACTCGACGATCCCAACTTGACGTTTATCTCATTCAAGCACTTGCAGGAACTTAACATCGTCGGGTGTCCTTTCGCGGTAAATATCCGTGGGGCTAAGAACGAGTGGCTTGACATTGGAAGTCTTGGTTCGTTGCATACGCTTCATTGGGAATCATGGAAGGGAGGACGCAACATTAGCCCTTACCGCACACGAGTGCCACTGGAGATTTGTGGTCTTAATCTGCAACGCATTAATTGTATCACGCTACGAAAGGGTTTGTTTGTGGGTGATACTGTTCAGACGATGGTTAACTTACTCATGGATGGCTATTTCAAGGTAGATATTGCAATAGATGACGAACTTGTACCGAGTCATCTGGGGGCAGTGTGCACACTCCATCCGCTTGGgtggtttttcttctcaaGTGGTGAGGCTGAGGAGGGGCCCACGGGGAATAATGACAAAAGCGGAAGGTGTGTTGGTAACGGTGGTGGGAAAGATGAAGAATGTAGCGCGAAGAAGCCTCAGGTGGCGGATCCGGGTGAGAACGtggcaccttttttttcggtgggCAATCATCCCTCAGACGGTAAATTGCGGCGGGACGTGCTCCAAATTGTAATAAGCcgctatatattttttcttgcgATGCAGGCTGCAAACTTCAAGGCTGTTATTGTGCCCCCTGTAGATGTTATGGCGATTCATTACGCTCAAATGACCCAAGATCCCGTAGCGTACCGAAGAGACTGTGAAGCAGTGTGCCGCCAGGTGTTAAATTGCAACTACCGCATGCTCTTCCTTCAGAAACACGAGGATCCGCAAGGGGTGAAGGAGACGTTGGCAGCCAGCAAACACGTTTGGGATAGAATGATTCGAACCGTACAGAAGGATCTTCATTGGTTACACTACGACTTCTGGGAGCTGCGAGCCAAGCAGAATCCCTCCTCAAGAAACGCGTTGCAGGATGGTGATACGGTTTCTTCCATAGAGGATGAAGTTCGGGACATTTTAGCTACCTTTGGTGTATCCGGATTTATAAATGGGAAACCCCTGGCCTCCTCCGTGGTGGGGAATCTTGACGGCCTACACAATGTTAATTCAGTAGCTGACCTTAGTGCCGTTTTGGACCCATTCATCACGGCACACTTTCAGAATCAGAGCATGGACCGTTTTGCCGTTTCATTACAGAGGTTTTTTAGTATGAATAACCATTTCATTGAGCACGAGGAAAAACTAAAGGTACAGTTTATGGACTGGACCCGTTATGTAAAGTACCTTGCCCTCTACGCGCAAATTAATCGCCTGAAGGATCCAAAAATTGACACAGACGATGGGGATCAAGCGGCTACTGAACTGAAAAATCTGTCAATATTTTCTTCAGACTCGTACCTGCCGCGTCCCCAAAAGTCAATAGCACCCCTTCAGGCAGCTTTGCGCCGGAGTAGGCAAGCTGATAGCAGCAAACCCTCCTCGGTTCATGGGCATCAAAACGGTACGGACACCGGAAACACATACCATGGCCACAATGGCCCTCCAAATAAGAAGGAGATGTTCAAGTCACAACCTCCCTCGAAGCGTCCTTCAGTGCTTTCGCGACGGAGTGATACCGAATTTCATGGACACCGCCGCCAAAGGCAACTATCGACGACAGACCCCGTTCCAACAATCGGTATCACTCTGCTTCTGCACTGCCACCGTACTGATCACGTAAAATACAAGGAGGTACTTCACCTTCTCGGAATTGACAATGTGGATGTTATGTGGGAGGAAACTACGGATGCGGTGGATGAAACGATGCGGTCATGGAATACACTCTATGGTGAACACTATGTGGAGGACGTTAACATTGCATTTGTCTCATACGCCGCGAAGTACAAGGCAGGCGACAACACGCACGTGGACCCAACTTCGCGTGACCACATTCAGACGTCGGCTGCTGTTTCACATAGGCGAACGAAGTCGAAACGCAGTGACAAGCCTTACCGGGAAGTCAGTTTCTGTTGTGCAGATAGTCAGAAGGGTATTTATTAG
- a CDS encoding kinesin, putative, which translates to MAEKVQVVSRLRPPLRPNSPLSVVPVDEQRLCVANRRVYDVDRVYGTNDSTEYIFYDRVAALVDRFLTGYNATVLAYGQTGSGKTFTMSGLMPLILRYTVERMGGHTKNLSFQCVEVYGEVLRDLLTSDPAGSAKHLHIHEVDSSANNRNGTANNLNANNCGASVVVVGAARVKARNFEEIQEIIDYSSKMRATGATQMNEHSSRSHSIFTIFNHEQQSKLNLVDLAGSERNKKTHNVGQRFRESCAINGGLLALGNVIRALSRNSFSHPEAPQHVPYRSSKLTRLLQDSLGGNSTTLLIACVSADADNTGETVRTMQYSALAARILNEPFLRFEGPAAASLVEVEDDEKRQDEHECQRNDNSAAAGGSTEVIRLRKRVAGLEEHLQRCREELKNDEVAFAQQIKYTKMLLQENEQLKQRISSLEGFVPSPSMTPPATAAAAAAAREMEINSARLRERTALWQQLHKHRRGSPEAVQQKLSGQEPLASHRLRSPLMDACGFAPINEYSGQEYSWEGEKTVISTQSQQQQHLFGTNPALHSTAWNEPAKVVELPENISNINHINDSGSLYYESEKHVTGREEQLNLLAKEALYYQNSNSELRRRLRAVMALYEAQQQEAAMLRHEVEQIRELIDGRCQV; encoded by the coding sequence ATGGCTGAAAAAGTACAGGTGGTGTCACGCCTGCGTCCACCCTTACGCCCCAACAGTCCTCTTTCTGTGGTGCCAGTGGACGAGCAACGCTTGTGCGTGGCTAATCGTAGGGTGTACGACGTGGATCGTGTGTATGGTACCAATGATTCTACGGAGTATATCTTTTATGATCGTGTGGCTGCCCTTGTAGACCGCTTCCTCACTGGTTATAACGCCACGGTGCTCGCCTACGGGCAAACCGGAAGCGGCAAAACTTTCACAATGAGTGGCCTCATGCCGTTGATCTTACGGTACACTGTGGAGCGTATGGGCGGTCACACAAAGAATTTGAGTTTTCAGTGTGTGGAGGTATACGGTGAGGTATTGAGAGATTTACTTACGAGCGATCCAGCTGGATCGGCAAAACACCTCCATATACATGAAGTGGACAGCAGTGCTAACAATAGAAATGGCACGGCAAACAATCTCAATGCTAACAACTGCGGTGCATCCGTGGTTGTTGTCGGTGCTGCGCGCGTAAAGGCGCGAAACTTTGAGGAAATACAAGAAATTATAGACTACAGCAGCAAAATGCGCGCGACAGGGGCAACACAGATGAACGAGCACTCATCCCGAAGTCATAGCATCTTCACAATATTTAACCATGAACAACAGTCCAAACTCAACCTTGTTGATCTTGCGGGTTCGGAgcgtaacaaaaaaacacacaatgTGGGTCAGAGGTTTAGGGAGAGCTGTGCTATCAATGGGGGATTGCTAGCCCTCGGCAATGTTATTCGTGCCCTTAGTCGAAATAGCTTTAGCCATCCTGAGGCTCCTCAGCATGTTCCGTATCGCAGCAGCAAGCTGACGCGGCTGCTACAGGACTCACTTGGAGGTAATAGCACAACGCTTCTCATTGCATGTGTGTCCGCAGATGCCGACAACACGGGTGAGACGGTACGCACAATGCAGTACAGTGCTCTTGCCGCAAGGATTTTGAACGAACCGTTTTTACGTTTTGAAGGTCCCGCAGCAGCGTCTTTGGTGGAAGTGGAGGACGACGAAAAACGGCAGGATGAGCACGAGTGTCAACGGAATGATAATAGTGCTGCCGCCGGTGGATCCACGGAGGTAATACGACTAAGGAAGCGTGTGGCCGGTTTAGAGGAGCACCTGCAGCGCTGTCGTGAGGAGCTCAAAAATGACGAGGTGGCCTTCGCCCAACAGATCAAATACACCAAAATGCTGCTTCAGGAGAATGAGCAACTGAAGCAACGCATATCGTCCCTTGAGGGGTTCGTACCCTCCCCTTCTATGACACCACCGGCGAccgcagcggcggcagcagcagctagAGAGATGGAGATAAATAGTGCCCGGCTTCGAGAGAGAACGGCACTGTGGCAACAACTACATAAACACCGGCGGGGGAGTCCAGAGGCTGTTCAGCAGAAATTGTCCGGGCAGGAGCCATTGGCCTCCCATCGCCTGCGATCCCCGCTAATGGACGCGTGTGGGTTTGCTCCAATTAATGAATACAGTGGTCAGGAGTATTcatgggaaggagaaaagacgGTTATAAGTACACAAtctcagcaacagcagcacttGTTCGGCACAAACCCAGCTTTGCACAGCACAGCATGGAATGAGCCAGCCAAAGTTGTAGAATTACCCGAGAACATCAGTAATATCAATCATATAAATGATAGCGGATCCTTGTACTACGAGTCTGAAAAGCATGTAACCGGAAGGGAAGAACAGCTCAACTTGCTGGCAAAGGAGGCGTTATATTACCAAAACAGTAACAGTGAGTTGCGGCGGCGTCTTCGCGCAGTGATGGCTTTATATGAAGCACAGCAACAAGAGGCCGCAATGCTGCGGCACGAAGTGGAGCAGATTCGTGAACTCATCGACGGGAGGTGTCAAGTATAA
- a CDS encoding deoxyribose-phosphate aldolase, putative produces MTDLHMRERQGFTGKLNDALLERVHFVSRRLNLPQIESKFPHLSVSDGSWRKSPPGDDVNLATFIDHTLLKPEATQALIMKLCKEARDHRFHAVCVNGSRVRCCVKALKGSGVRVAACCGFPLGAGSTEAKVAEAVAAVRDGAADIDMVINVGAVKERNYCLVYSDIKAVVDACGHNVTTKVIFETCLLTPEEIIDCCILSVAAGASFVKTSTGFNIGGATPEAVDMMLATVGNEAKVKVSGGVRDRETALQYVKVGVSRIGTSSGIAIITHTDRSRSKY; encoded by the coding sequence ATGACCGACCTTCACATGAGAGAGCGGCAGGGTTTCACAGGAAAGCTGAACGATGCTCTTCTCGAAAGAGTTCATTTCGTTTCTCGGCGGCTCAACCTTCCACAAATTGAATCAAAGTTTCCACATCTCAGCGTAAGTGACGGTTCGTGGCGTAAATCCCCTCCAGGTGACGATGTGAATCTCGCAACTTTCATTGATCACACGTTACTAAAACCTGAGGCAACCCAAGCGCTTATAATGAAGTTGTGTAAGGAGGCGCGCGATCACAGATTTCACGCCGTCTGCGTAAATGGCAGCCGGGTACGCTGTTGTGTGAAGGCGCTGAAGGGCAGTGGTGTACGCGTTGCCGCATGTTGTGGTTTTCCACTTGGGGCTGGTAGCACTGAGGCAAAAGTGGCGGAAGCGGTTGCGGCAGTACGAGATGGTGCCGCCGATATCGATATGGTCATTAATGTTGGTGCCGTGAAGGAGCGAAACTACTGCCTCGTGTACAGCGACATAAAAGCGGTGGTGGATGCGTGTGGCCATAATGTGACCACAAAAGTTATTTTTGAAACATGTCTTCTCACACCCGAGGAAATCATTGACTGCTGTATCCTGTCAGTCGCTGCTGGTGCATCATTTGTGAAAACCTCCACAGGATTCAACATTGGTGGTGCCACGCCCGAAGCTGTTGATATGATGTTGGCGACTGTTGGAAACGAAGCGAAAGTAAAGGTAAGTGGTGGTGTGCGTGATCGCGAAACGGCTCTGCAATATGTGAAGGTTGGTGTATCACGCATTGGCACAAGCAGCGGTATTGCCATCATAACACATACCGACCGCTCCCGCAGTAAATACTAA
- a CDS encoding nuclear transport factor 2 protein, putative (similar to NTF2-related export protein (p15). (Swiss-Prot:Q9V3H8) [Drosophila melanogaster]) encodes MSEYADCTEVAKKALEFRQQFYQLLDNPERRGDIVALYAPNTPLLCEWNGHALPDTASIAAYLGGLPRTNHKVDCVDAQPLPGNERADSFLMTVHGVVTYDDEHKREFFQRFVIRKVEERYYIMNDYYRWLSEKE; translated from the coding sequence ATGTCGGAATACGCAGATTGCACGGAAGTGGCTAAGAAGGCGCTTGAGTTTCGCCAGCAGTTTTACCAACTGTTAGATAACCCAGAGAGGCGGGGTGATATTGTTGCCTTGTATGCTCCAAACACACCTCTCCTTTGCGAATGGAATGGACATGCCCTCCCAGACACCGCTTCCATCGCTGCATATCTCGGCGGATTACCCCGTACAAATCACAAAGTTGATTGTGTGGATGCGCAACCGCTTCCGGGTAATGAACGGGCGGACTCATTTCTCATGACAGTCCATGGCGTAGTCACATATGATGATGAACATAAGAGGGAATTCTTTCAGAGGTTTGTTATTAGAAAGGTAGAAGAGCGGTATTACATAATGAATGATTATTATCGCTGGTTAAGTGAAAAGGAGTAA